From Rhodococcus antarcticus, the proteins below share one genomic window:
- a CDS encoding MFS transporter, with translation MARAWVVWGVGVLAYVTAVLQRTSFGVSGLDAAARFGASPGTLGGFIVLQLVVYAALQVPVGLLLDRFGPRRLIATGALVMAGGQLLLALSTALPLAYAARVLVGAGDALTFISVLRLVGAWFPVRRVPVVTQLTGIVGQLGQVLSAVPLVALLHGPGWSTAFGSCAALGALVVVLVLVAVRDAPPGAVASGVDLRPSAVPALVRAAWSHPGTRLGFFTHVGTQFSGTVFALLWGVPYLVNGQGLSTGEASVLLTVLVLAGIVAGPVIGELTARHPLRRSWLVLTIITVTATVWTVVLAQPGRAPLWLLVVLVLVLAVGGPGSLIGFDYARTFNPSHRMGTAQGMVNVGGFLASLLVVQAMGIVLGAAGGYTGEAFRLAWLVQYPVWVFAVVGILATRRKARTLLASEGVRVPPLREALRRGRP, from the coding sequence GTGGCGCGCGCGTGGGTCGTGTGGGGCGTGGGAGTGCTCGCCTACGTGACCGCCGTGCTGCAGCGCACCTCGTTCGGGGTGTCCGGGCTGGACGCGGCCGCCCGCTTCGGTGCCAGCCCCGGCACCCTCGGCGGCTTCATCGTGCTGCAGCTCGTGGTCTACGCCGCCCTGCAGGTGCCGGTGGGGCTGCTGCTGGACCGCTTCGGCCCGCGGCGGCTCATCGCCACCGGCGCCCTGGTGATGGCCGGCGGGCAGCTGCTGCTCGCGCTCAGCACCGCGCTCCCGCTCGCCTACGCCGCGCGGGTGCTGGTGGGGGCGGGCGACGCGCTGACCTTCATCTCCGTGCTGCGCCTGGTGGGGGCGTGGTTCCCCGTGCGACGGGTCCCAGTGGTCACCCAGCTCACCGGCATCGTCGGCCAGCTCGGCCAGGTGCTGTCGGCCGTGCCGCTCGTCGCGCTGCTGCACGGACCGGGGTGGAGCACCGCCTTCGGCTCCTGCGCAGCGCTCGGAGCGCTCGTGGTGGTGCTCGTGCTGGTGGCCGTCCGGGATGCCCCGCCGGGCGCCGTCGCGTCGGGGGTGGACCTGCGACCCTCCGCGGTCCCCGCGCTCGTCAGGGCGGCGTGGTCGCACCCCGGCACCCGGCTGGGCTTCTTCACCCACGTCGGCACCCAGTTCTCCGGCACCGTGTTCGCCCTGCTCTGGGGCGTGCCGTACCTCGTCAACGGCCAGGGGCTCAGCACCGGCGAGGCGAGCGTGCTGCTCACGGTGCTGGTCCTCGCCGGCATCGTCGCCGGGCCCGTCATCGGCGAGCTCACCGCCCGGCACCCGCTGCGGCGCTCGTGGCTGGTGCTCACGATCATCACCGTCACGGCCACGGTGTGGACGGTCGTGCTCGCCCAGCCCGGCCGCGCGCCGCTGTGGCTGCTCGTGGTCCTGGTGCTCGTGCTCGCCGTGGGCGGACCCGGTTCGCTGATCGGCTTCGACTACGCCCGCACGTTCAACCCCAGCCACCGGATGGGCACCGCGCAGGGCATGGTCAACGTGGGGGGCTTCCTGGCCTCGCTGCTCGTGGTGCAGGCCATGGGGATCGTGCTCGGTGCGGCCGGCGGCTACACCGGGGAGGCGTTCCGGCTGGCCTGGCTCGTGCAGTACCCCGTGTGGGTGTTCGCCGTGGTGGGGATCCTGGCCACCCGTCGCAAGGCCCGCACGCTGCTGGCCTCCGAGGGCGTGCGCGTCCCGCCCCTGCGCGAGGCCCTCCGCCGTGGCCGACCGTAG
- a CDS encoding FadR/GntR family transcriptional regulator — MVVERGSAQRAGGLHARLLDDLGTAIAEGRTPAGSVLRIEDLEARFCLSRTVVREAVRVLESLGMVTSRRRVGLTVQPSRCWSVYDPKVIRWRLAGSGRADQLRSLTALRSAVEPLAASGAATHIDPVHADELVDTAAALESTGREGDLVAFLALDLAFHRAVLAHSGNEMFAALDGAVAAVLTGRTEHGLVPANPEPRALALHVEVARAVRAGEPVAAEAAMRALTAESTAGLDVLP, encoded by the coding sequence GTGGTGGTCGAGCGGGGGTCTGCGCAGCGGGCGGGAGGGCTCCACGCACGCCTGCTGGACGATCTCGGCACCGCGATCGCGGAGGGCCGCACCCCCGCCGGCAGCGTGCTGCGGATCGAGGACCTCGAGGCCCGCTTCTGCCTCTCGCGCACCGTCGTCCGCGAGGCGGTCAGGGTGCTGGAGTCCCTGGGCATGGTGACCAGCCGCCGTCGGGTGGGGCTCACCGTGCAGCCCAGCCGGTGCTGGTCGGTCTACGACCCCAAGGTGATCCGCTGGCGACTGGCCGGCTCCGGACGGGCCGACCAGCTCCGCTCCCTCACGGCGCTGCGCTCGGCGGTGGAGCCGCTGGCCGCCTCCGGTGCGGCCACCCACATCGACCCGGTGCACGCGGACGAGCTCGTGGACACCGCGGCCGCCCTGGAGTCCACGGGCCGGGAGGGCGACCTCGTCGCCTTCCTCGCCCTCGACCTCGCCTTCCACCGCGCGGTCCTGGCGCACAGCGGCAACGAGATGTTCGCGGCGCTCGACGGCGCGGTGGCTGCCGTGCTGACCGGGCGCACCGAGCACGGTCTCGTGCCGGCCAACCCCGAGCCGCGGGCCCTGGCGCTGCACGTCGAGGTGGCGCGCGCCGTCCGTGCGGGGGAGCCGGTGGCGGCCGAGGCCGCCATGCGCGCGCTGACCGCCGAGTCCACGGCGGGTCTGGACGTGCTCCCGTGA
- a CDS encoding gluconokinase yields the protein MGATALQVVVTGVSGSGKTTVARLLAEEVGARLAEADEFHSRANIDKMSAGHPLDDQDRAPWLADIASWLGERATAGETAVITCSALKRAYRDVLRTAGPGVRFVHLAGPQQVVADRLGGRSGHFMPPELLDSQYADLEPLGEDEAGVTLDLTLDATTLTARACAALGLRP from the coding sequence GTGGGTGCCACCGCACTGCAGGTCGTCGTCACGGGGGTGTCGGGCTCCGGCAAGACCACCGTCGCCCGGCTGCTCGCCGAGGAGGTGGGCGCGCGCTTAGCCGAGGCGGACGAGTTCCACTCCCGGGCGAACATCGACAAGATGAGCGCCGGTCACCCGCTGGACGACCAGGACCGCGCGCCGTGGCTCGCGGACATCGCCTCCTGGCTCGGGGAGCGCGCCACGGCCGGTGAGACGGCCGTGATCACCTGCTCCGCCCTCAAGCGCGCCTACCGCGACGTGCTGCGCACCGCCGGTCCCGGCGTGCGGTTCGTCCACCTCGCCGGCCCCCAGCAGGTCGTCGCGGACCGGCTGGGCGGTCGCTCCGGGCACTTCATGCCGCCGGAGCTGCTCGACTCCCAGTACGCGGACCTCGAACCGCTGGGCGAGGACGAGGCCGGCGTCACCCTCGACCTCACGCTGGACGCGACGACCCTGACCGCGCGGGCGTGCGCCGCGCTCGGGCTCCGCCCGTGA
- a CDS encoding adenylate/guanylate cyclase domain-containing protein: MVDPAGDELLASLQSELERGLLGGRRRYDRVQVAERSGVPLDRARRLWVAMGFAESEDPDAVSFTDGDVQALQTIAGLVDEGVIDPDDEVSVTRALGQSLSRLAEWQVTLMNTWLVEKAASSAAEGELDLDAVRAEVARASVDLVPTMEALQSYVWRRHLAAAAGRALVGPGEELTRRTLVIGFADMVGYTTLTRSLDATELTRLLERFESTAMSAVAQGHGWVVKTVGDEVMFAASDPVRAAAIALDLRRRVLAEDDLPGIRIGMAHGEVLVRFGDAYGSVVNLASRLTAAAKPDTVLVDRELAAVLADDPACVLKPMRSLRVRGFAKVAPFGLREPG; encoded by the coding sequence GTGGTCGACCCCGCGGGCGACGAGCTGCTGGCCTCGCTGCAGTCCGAGCTCGAGCGGGGTCTGCTCGGGGGTCGCCGTCGCTACGACCGCGTCCAGGTGGCGGAACGGTCCGGCGTGCCGCTGGACCGAGCGCGACGACTCTGGGTGGCGATGGGCTTCGCGGAGAGCGAGGACCCGGACGCGGTGTCGTTCACCGACGGGGACGTGCAGGCGCTGCAGACCATCGCCGGGCTCGTGGACGAGGGCGTCATCGATCCCGACGACGAGGTGTCGGTGACCCGGGCCCTCGGCCAGTCGTTGAGCCGGCTCGCCGAGTGGCAGGTGACGCTGATGAACACCTGGTTGGTGGAGAAGGCCGCCTCCTCCGCCGCCGAGGGTGAGCTCGACCTGGACGCGGTGCGTGCGGAGGTCGCCCGGGCCTCGGTCGACCTGGTGCCGACCATGGAGGCGCTGCAGTCCTACGTCTGGCGACGCCACCTCGCGGCCGCGGCCGGGCGGGCGCTGGTCGGGCCCGGGGAGGAGCTGACCAGGCGCACGCTCGTGATCGGCTTCGCGGACATGGTCGGCTACACCACCCTGACCCGGTCGCTGGACGCCACCGAGCTCACCCGCCTGCTGGAGCGCTTCGAGTCCACCGCCATGAGCGCGGTGGCCCAGGGGCACGGCTGGGTGGTGAAGACCGTGGGCGACGAGGTGATGTTCGCTGCGAGCGACCCCGTGCGAGCCGCGGCGATCGCACTGGACCTGCGTCGCCGGGTCCTGGCCGAGGACGACCTGCCCGGCATCCGCATCGGGATGGCCCACGGCGAGGTGCTCGTGCGGTTCGGCGACGCCTACGGCTCCGTGGTGAACCTCGCGTCCCGGCTGACCGCGGCGGCCAAGCCGGACACGGTCCTGGTGGACCGGGAGCTGGCTGCGGTGCTGGCCGACGACCCCGCGTGCGTCCTGAAGCCGATGCGCTCGCTGCGGGTGCGGGGGTTCGCGAAGGTCGCGCCGTTCGGGCTGCGCGAGCCGGGCTAG
- a CDS encoding universal stress protein, which yields MSAYRTVVVGTDGSDSSLRAVDRAAAIAGDAGARLVIACAYYPATDREVQRASEVLREEAYQVVGSAPAEDTLQTAHDRAVAAGAHDIVKVPVTGAPVEALLTLVDEHAADLLVVGNRGLNTLTGRLLGSVPSDTARKATCDVLIVHTVR from the coding sequence GTGAGCGCCTACCGCACCGTCGTCGTCGGAACGGACGGTTCCGACTCGTCCTTGCGCGCGGTCGACCGCGCCGCGGCCATCGCCGGTGACGCCGGCGCCCGCCTCGTCATCGCGTGCGCCTACTACCCGGCCACCGACCGCGAGGTGCAGCGCGCCTCGGAGGTGCTCCGCGAGGAGGCCTACCAGGTGGTGGGGTCCGCTCCGGCGGAAGACACCCTGCAGACCGCCCACGACCGCGCCGTGGCGGCCGGCGCCCACGACATCGTGAAGGTCCCCGTGACCGGCGCGCCCGTGGAGGCCCTGCTCACCCTGGTCGACGAGCACGCCGCGGACCTGCTGGTGGTCGGGAACCGGGGTCTGAACACGCTGACCGGCCGCCTGCTCGGCTCGGTGCCCTCGGACACCGCGCGCAAGGCCACGTGCGACGTGCTCATCGTCCACACCGTGCGCTGA
- a CDS encoding alpha/beta fold hydrolase, with protein MPSRLPRRFLALIVVLVVAVVGVVVAVAVQGSGSSTGAAAERRLTLDVPAAPGSADTVTLDATMYTPATTPAPAVLLAHGFGGSKDSVSAQARQLAADGFVVLAWSARGFGASTGQIGVNAPDAEVADGRALVDYLATQPEVQLDGPGDPRVGVAGASYGGALALSLAGTDPRIDADVAAITWNDLGQALLPDLAAAAPVDATTPAAGATGSDGVLKRSWAGIFFASGASAAGVCGRFTQQVCAGYLDASQSGRPSAALLALLRANSPTSTNAGVRAPTLLLQGEQDTLFGLDQADANARQIAAAGAPVTVSWFAGGHDAGGTNPDADAQVEAFLRFHLLGQGTDPGTGFRYEVAGSVSSRGQVRTRSVQAAAYPGLDGSATRTRTVQLDGASRPVLRPPGASPSAISTIPGLGSALGALASSGLGGLANLDIPGQVATFSTAPLTERFTVTGSPRVAITITDLTGGGEAVLFAKLYDVAADGTKTLPGGGVSAFRVTGLTAATPTTVEVTLPGIVRPVEAGHTLQLAVSTTDQAYAVPLTPAAFTLGLARDGLVLPVVDGTAATSSTVPLAPLLGIGALVLVVAGLALGLRLRRRGSDEVDPALVDTPLVVRGLAKSYADGFRAVDGVDLEVLHGQVLGLLGPNGAGKTTTLRMLMGLISPTEGEIRVFGHRISAGSPVLSRLGSFVEGSGFLPHLTGTANLELYWAATGRPHEDAHLEEALAIAGLGSAVERKVRSYSQGMRQRLAIAQAMLGLPDLLVLDEPTNGLDPPQIRAMRGVLRDYAATGRTVLVSSHLLSEVEQTCSHVVVMHKGKVVAAGTVADIVSADGRVVLRVSDPDRAVEVLRALDGVGEVSLAEPGDGSPSGAVQADLADVPAAEAVRVLVGAGFAVSAVAPRNRLEDVFLALVDNDTTGSGTRDE; from the coding sequence GTGCCTTCGCGACTCCCCCGCCGCTTCCTCGCCCTGATCGTCGTGCTCGTGGTGGCGGTGGTGGGTGTGGTGGTCGCCGTGGCGGTCCAGGGCTCCGGATCGAGCACCGGGGCGGCGGCCGAGCGCCGGCTGACCCTGGACGTGCCGGCCGCCCCCGGCAGCGCCGACACCGTCACCCTCGACGCCACGATGTACACCCCCGCCACCACCCCGGCCCCCGCCGTGCTGCTGGCCCACGGCTTCGGCGGCAGCAAGGACTCCGTGTCCGCCCAGGCCCGCCAGCTCGCCGCCGACGGCTTCGTGGTGCTGGCGTGGAGCGCCCGGGGCTTCGGAGCGAGCACCGGGCAGATCGGCGTCAACGCACCCGACGCGGAGGTGGCCGACGGCCGTGCGCTGGTCGACTACCTCGCCACCCAGCCCGAGGTGCAGCTCGACGGACCGGGGGACCCGCGCGTCGGCGTGGCCGGTGCCTCCTACGGTGGAGCCCTCGCCCTGTCGCTGGCCGGCACGGACCCGCGGATCGACGCCGACGTCGCCGCCATCACGTGGAACGACCTCGGCCAGGCCCTGCTGCCCGACCTCGCTGCGGCCGCACCCGTGGACGCCACCACCCCCGCGGCCGGGGCCACCGGCTCCGACGGGGTGCTCAAGCGCAGCTGGGCCGGCATCTTCTTCGCCAGCGGCGCCTCCGCCGCCGGGGTGTGCGGGCGGTTCACCCAGCAGGTCTGCGCCGGCTACCTCGACGCCTCGCAGTCGGGTCGCCCCTCGGCCGCGCTGCTGGCCCTGCTGCGAGCGAACTCCCCCACCAGCACGAACGCCGGGGTGCGCGCACCGACCCTGCTCCTGCAGGGCGAGCAGGACACCCTGTTCGGCCTCGACCAGGCCGATGCCAACGCCCGGCAGATCGCCGCCGCCGGCGCCCCGGTGACGGTGAGCTGGTTCGCGGGCGGGCACGACGCCGGTGGCACCAACCCCGACGCGGACGCCCAGGTCGAGGCCTTCCTCCGCTTCCACCTCCTCGGCCAGGGCACCGATCCCGGCACCGGGTTCCGCTACGAGGTCGCCGGATCGGTGAGCAGCCGGGGACAGGTGCGCACCCGCTCGGTGCAGGCTGCGGCGTACCCCGGGCTCGACGGATCCGCGACGAGGACCCGCACGGTCCAGCTCGACGGGGCGAGCCGGCCGGTACTGCGGCCGCCCGGCGCCTCCCCCTCCGCCATCAGCACGATCCCCGGCCTGGGCAGCGCGCTGGGGGCACTGGCCTCCTCGGGTCTCGGTGGCCTCGCGAACCTCGACATCCCTGGTCAGGTGGCCACGTTCAGCACCGCGCCCCTGACCGAGCGGTTCACGGTCACCGGCAGCCCCCGGGTCGCCATCACGATCACGGACCTGACCGGTGGGGGCGAGGCGGTGCTGTTCGCCAAGCTCTACGACGTCGCCGCCGACGGGACGAAGACGCTGCCCGGCGGGGGGGTCTCGGCCTTCCGGGTCACCGGGCTCACGGCGGCGACACCGACCACCGTCGAGGTGACGCTGCCGGGGATCGTCCGGCCGGTCGAGGCCGGGCACACCCTGCAGCTGGCGGTGTCGACCACCGACCAGGCCTACGCCGTGCCCCTGACCCCGGCCGCGTTCACCCTCGGGCTGGCCCGGGACGGGCTGGTGCTGCCGGTGGTCGACGGCACCGCGGCGACCTCCTCGACCGTGCCGCTGGCACCGCTGCTGGGCATCGGCGCGCTGGTGCTCGTGGTGGCGGGCCTCGCACTGGGGCTGCGTCTGCGGCGGCGCGGGAGCGACGAGGTGGACCCGGCGCTGGTCGACACCCCGCTCGTGGTCCGCGGGCTCGCCAAGTCCTACGCGGACGGCTTCCGGGCCGTGGACGGCGTCGACCTCGAGGTGCTCCACGGCCAGGTGCTCGGCCTGCTCGGGCCCAACGGAGCCGGCAAGACGACGACGCTGCGCATGCTGATGGGTCTGATCTCCCCCACCGAGGGCGAGATCCGGGTGTTCGGCCACCGGATCAGCGCGGGCTCACCGGTGCTGTCCCGACTGGGCTCGTTCGTCGAGGGGTCCGGCTTCCTGCCGCACCTCACCGGGACCGCGAACCTGGAGCTGTACTGGGCGGCCACCGGGCGCCCGCACGAGGACGCGCACCTCGAGGAGGCCCTGGCCATCGCCGGGCTGGGCTCCGCGGTCGAGCGCAAGGTGCGCAGCTACAGCCAGGGGATGCGCCAGCGTCTCGCCATCGCCCAGGCCATGCTCGGGCTGCCGGACCTGCTCGTGCTCGACGAACCCACCAACGGCCTCGACCCGCCGCAGATCCGGGCCATGCGGGGGGTGCTGCGGGACTACGCGGCCACCGGGCGCACGGTGCTGGTGTCGAGCCACCTGCTCTCGGAGGTGGAGCAGACCTGCAGCCACGTGGTGGTGATGCACAAGGGGAAGGTGGTCGCCGCCGGGACCGTGGCCGACATCGTCTCCGCCGACGGCCGGGTGGTGCTGCGCGTCAGCGACCCCGACCGGGCCGTCGAGGTGCTGCGCGCGCTGGACGGGGTGGGTGAGGTGTCGCTGGCCGAGCCCGGCGACGGCTCCCCCTCGGGCGCGGTCCAGGCCGACCTGGCGGACGTCCCCGCGGCCGAGGCCGTCCGGGTGCTGGTGGGCGCCGGGTTCGCAGTGAGCGCGGTGGCGCCGCGCAACCGCCTGGAAGACGTCTTCCTGGCGCTGGTGGACAACGACACGACCGGGAGCGGGACGCGCGATGAGTGA
- a CDS encoding ABC transporter permease: MSEPGAGTAAVPEVDNSRADTPRADTPRAGTPQADGRAAGYRAGRTLSVRTELRRQLTRRRTQISLGFLVLLPFLLALAFTFGNSSGSTSGGFVDLATSGGLNFTVFTLFVSTGFLLVVVVSLFFGDSVASEASWSSLRYLLAMPVPRARLLRQKAVVAGGVSLFGLVLLPAVALALGTAVYGANPVLNPLGEALGYGRGVGRLVLIVVFVALQLSWVAGLAMAMSVLTDAPLGAVGGAVMITILSQILDAIPALGGLRVWLPTHYANAWTALLSVDVDWDGMVRGTFSSLAYATVFGLVAWRRFATKDITS; this comes from the coding sequence ATGAGTGAGCCAGGTGCTGGGACCGCCGCCGTCCCCGAGGTCGACAACTCGCGGGCCGACACCCCGCGGGCCGACACCCCGCGGGCCGGTACCCCGCAGGCCGACGGTCGGGCGGCGGGCTACCGGGCCGGACGGACGCTGTCCGTGCGCACCGAGCTCCGCCGCCAGCTGACCCGGCGACGCACGCAGATCAGCCTGGGGTTCCTGGTGCTGCTGCCCTTCCTGCTGGCTCTCGCGTTCACGTTCGGCAACAGCTCGGGCTCCACCTCGGGCGGGTTCGTCGACCTGGCCACCAGCGGCGGGCTGAACTTCACGGTCTTCACCCTGTTCGTGTCGACGGGGTTCCTGCTGGTCGTCGTCGTGTCGCTGTTCTTCGGCGACTCCGTGGCCAGCGAAGCCTCGTGGTCGAGCCTGCGGTACCTGCTCGCGATGCCCGTCCCCCGGGCGCGGCTGCTGCGGCAGAAGGCCGTCGTGGCCGGCGGGGTGTCGCTGTTCGGGCTGGTCCTGCTGCCCGCGGTCGCCCTGGCGCTGGGCACGGCCGTCTACGGGGCGAACCCTGTGCTGAACCCCCTGGGCGAGGCGCTCGGCTACGGGCGGGGTGTGGGGCGGCTGGTGCTGATCGTGGTGTTCGTGGCCCTGCAGCTGAGCTGGGTGGCCGGTCTGGCGATGGCCATGTCGGTCCTCACCGACGCTCCGCTGGGCGCGGTGGGCGGGGCCGTGATGATCACGATCCTGAGCCAGATCCTCGACGCGATCCCCGCACTGGGCGGCCTGCGGGTCTGGCTCCCCACGCACTACGCCAACGCGTGGACGGCGCTGCTCAGCGTCGACGTCGACTGGGACGGGATGGTGCGCGGCACGTTCTCCTCGCTCGCCTACGCGACGGTCTTCGGGCTGGTGGCGTGGCGCCGCTTCGCCACCAAGGACATCACCAGCTGA
- the uvrB gene encoding excinuclease ABC subunit UvrB — protein sequence MSAPVVPEHGVLSHSEFRPVSDVPRKRGEFQVVSDYQPAGDQPAAIDELEKRLKAGEPDVVLLGATGTGKSATTAWLVERLQRPTLVLAPNKTLAAQLANELRGYFPHNAVEYFVSYYDYYQPEAYVPQTDTYIEKDSSTNDEVERLRHSATMSLLTRRDVIVVASVSCIYGLGTPQEYLDRSIGVRVGDTLDRETLLRALVDVQYTRNDLAFARGTFRVRGDTVEVIPAYEELAVRIEFFGDEVEALYYLHPLTGDVVRDVAETRVFPATHYVAGPERMERATRDIEAELAEQLAKMEGSGKLLEAQRLRMRTTYDLEMMRQVGFCSGIENYSRHVDGRAPGSAGATLLDYFPDDFLLVIDESHVTVPQVGGMYEGDMSRKRTLVEHGFRLPSAMDNRPLRWEEFTDRIGQTVYLSATPGKYEMAQAGGEYVEQVIRPTGLVDPQVVVKPTKGQIDDLVHEIRLRAERNERVLVTTLTKKMSEDLTDYLLELGIKVRYLHSEVDTLRRVELLRQLRQGEYDVLVGINLLREGLDLPEVSLVAILDADKEGFLRSATSLIQTIGRAARNVSGEVHMYADKITASMAQAIEETDRRREKQVAYNLERGLDPQPLRKKIADILDVVYAEADDTAGIGIGGSGRNSSRGKRATGEPGRASSSGVVDGRDVSSMPRAELADLVQQLTDQMMGAARDLQFELAGRLRDEIHDLKKELRGMDAAGVS from the coding sequence GTGAGCGCGCCCGTCGTCCCCGAGCACGGGGTGCTGTCCCACTCGGAGTTCCGGCCGGTCAGCGACGTGCCCCGCAAGCGGGGGGAGTTCCAGGTGGTCAGCGACTACCAGCCCGCCGGCGACCAGCCGGCGGCCATCGACGAGCTGGAGAAGCGGCTCAAGGCGGGTGAGCCGGACGTGGTCCTGCTCGGCGCCACCGGCACCGGCAAGTCGGCCACCACGGCGTGGCTGGTGGAGCGGCTGCAGCGCCCCACGCTCGTCCTGGCCCCGAACAAGACCCTCGCCGCCCAGCTCGCCAACGAGCTGCGCGGCTACTTCCCGCACAACGCCGTCGAGTACTTCGTCTCCTACTACGACTACTACCAGCCGGAGGCGTACGTCCCGCAGACGGACACGTACATCGAGAAGGACTCCTCGACCAACGACGAGGTCGAGAGGCTGCGGCACTCGGCCACGATGAGCCTGCTGACCCGCCGCGACGTCATCGTCGTCGCCTCCGTCAGCTGCATCTACGGCCTGGGCACCCCGCAGGAGTACCTCGACCGATCCATCGGCGTCCGCGTCGGCGACACCCTCGACCGGGAGACGCTGCTGCGTGCGCTCGTCGACGTGCAGTACACCCGCAACGACCTCGCCTTCGCCCGCGGCACGTTCCGGGTGCGGGGGGACACGGTGGAGGTCATCCCCGCCTACGAGGAGCTCGCGGTGCGCATCGAGTTCTTCGGGGACGAGGTGGAGGCGCTCTACTACCTGCACCCGCTCACCGGGGACGTGGTGCGCGACGTGGCCGAGACCCGCGTGTTCCCGGCCACCCACTACGTGGCCGGTCCGGAGCGGATGGAGCGCGCCACCCGGGACATCGAGGCCGAGCTCGCCGAGCAGCTGGCCAAGATGGAGGGCTCGGGCAAGCTCCTGGAGGCCCAGCGGCTGCGCATGCGCACCACCTACGACCTGGAGATGATGCGTCAGGTCGGCTTCTGCTCCGGCATCGAGAACTACTCCCGGCACGTCGACGGCCGCGCGCCCGGTTCCGCGGGTGCCACGCTGCTCGACTACTTCCCCGACGACTTCCTGCTCGTCATCGACGAGTCGCACGTGACGGTGCCCCAGGTCGGCGGCATGTACGAGGGCGACATGAGCCGCAAGCGGACCCTGGTCGAGCACGGGTTCCGCCTCCCCAGCGCCATGGACAACCGTCCGCTGCGCTGGGAGGAGTTCACCGATCGGATCGGCCAGACCGTGTACCTGTCGGCCACCCCCGGCAAGTACGAGATGGCCCAGGCCGGTGGCGAGTACGTGGAGCAGGTCATCCGACCGACGGGGCTGGTGGACCCGCAGGTGGTGGTGAAGCCGACCAAGGGCCAGATCGACGACCTGGTCCACGAGATCCGGCTGCGGGCCGAGCGGAACGAGCGGGTGCTGGTGACCACGCTGACCAAGAAGATGTCCGAGGACCTCACCGACTACCTCCTCGAGCTCGGGATCAAGGTGCGCTACCTGCACTCCGAGGTCGACACGTTGCGCCGGGTGGAGCTGCTGCGCCAGCTGCGGCAGGGCGAGTACGACGTGCTGGTGGGGATCAACCTGCTGCGGGAGGGCCTGGACCTCCCGGAGGTGTCGTTGGTGGCGATCCTCGACGCGGACAAGGAGGGGTTCCTCCGCAGCGCGACCTCGCTGATCCAGACCATCGGACGTGCGGCCCGCAACGTCTCGGGCGAGGTGCACATGTACGCCGACAAGATCACGGCCTCCATGGCCCAGGCCATCGAGGAGACCGACCGCCGTCGCGAGAAGCAGGTGGCCTACAACCTCGAGCGCGGGCTCGACCCGCAGCCGCTGCGCAAGAAGATCGCGGACATTCTCGACGTGGTCTACGCGGAGGCCGACGACACCGCAGGTATCGGGATCGGGGGATCCGGCCGCAACTCCAGCCGGGGCAAGCGGGCCACGGGGGAGCCGGGCCGGGCGTCCAGCTCGGGCGTGGTGGACGGACGGGACGTGAGTTCCATGCCGCGTGCCGAGCTCGCCGACCTGGTGCAGCAGCTGACCGACCAGATGATGGGGGCCGCACGGGACCTGCAGTTCGAGCTCGCCGGGCGGCTGCGCGACGAGATCCACGACCTGAAGAAGGAGCTGCGCGGGATGGACGCGGCGGGCGTCAGCTGA
- a CDS encoding EthD family reductase has protein sequence MHTLVVSYHAPTDPAAFDAHYSGTHAPLAAKIPGLRAFTTGHAHAMDSGDPAFYMVAELVFDSAADMAAGMGSPEGTAAVADLPNFAGAGTTMFHYEVADRM, from the coding sequence ATGCACACACTCGTCGTCAGCTACCACGCCCCCACCGACCCGGCCGCCTTCGACGCCCACTACAGCGGCACGCACGCCCCCCTCGCGGCGAAGATCCCGGGCCTGCGCGCCTTCACCACCGGCCACGCCCACGCCATGGACTCCGGCGATCCCGCCTTCTACATGGTCGCGGAGCTGGTGTTCGACTCGGCCGCCGACATGGCCGCCGGGATGGGGTCGCCCGAGGGCACCGCGGCCGTCGCGGACCTGCCGAACTTCGCCGGCGCCGGCACCACGATGTTCCACTACGAGGTCGCCGACAGGATGTGA
- a CDS encoding DUF402 domain-containing protein, whose translation MGMHRPKVERFDVSGRTNTDPKGVVRPVDVYTEHPWGLYVARSADHPSFHYLESWLLPSLGLRATVFHFTAGHERDQDHYVDVGEFTRDGSVWHSVDHYLDLVVRTGRDTELLDADELLAATGEGLLDAATAQLAVHRMTAAVDGIASHRHDLDQWLASLGMPISWLPAGPAPTR comes from the coding sequence ATGGGGATGCACCGGCCGAAGGTGGAGCGCTTCGACGTCAGCGGCCGCACCAACACCGATCCCAAGGGTGTGGTGCGGCCGGTCGACGTCTACACCGAGCACCCGTGGGGGCTGTACGTCGCCCGCTCGGCCGACCACCCGTCCTTCCACTACCTCGAGTCGTGGCTGCTGCCGAGCCTCGGCCTGCGCGCCACCGTCTTCCACTTCACCGCCGGTCACGAGCGCGACCAGGACCACTACGTCGACGTCGGCGAGTTCACCCGCGACGGCTCCGTGTGGCACTCGGTGGACCACTACCTGGACCTGGTGGTCCGGACCGGCCGCGACACCGAGCTGCTGGACGCCGACGAGCTGCTCGCGGCCACCGGGGAGGGCCTGCTCGACGCGGCCACCGCCCAGCTCGCCGTGCACCGGATGACGGCGGCGGTGGACGGCATCGCCAGCCACCGCCACGACCTCGACCAGTGGCTCGCGAGCCTCGGAATGCCGATCAGCTGGCTCCCGGCGGGCCCGGCTCCCACCCGGTGA